The following are encoded together in the Bactrocera neohumeralis isolate Rockhampton chromosome 6, APGP_CSIRO_Bneo_wtdbg2-racon-allhic-juicebox.fasta_v2, whole genome shotgun sequence genome:
- the LOC126761433 gene encoding T-related protein: protein MTTSHILSAADPSGMNGTGNHSNSNNNINNMASVSADNALHNGTNNTNGGHTGAHSPHHAHHNMAANSSGGNGINAGNAGGMSASMNQLGGTLAANRSPGMERNLHVSLDDRELWLRFQNLTNEMIVTKNGRRMFPVVKISTSGLDPAAMYTVLLEFVQVDTHRWKYVNGEWVPGGKAEVPPANPIYVHPESPNFGAHWMKEPISFAKVKLTNKTNGNGQIMLNSLHKYEPRVHLVRVGSEQRHVVTYAFPETQFIAVTAYQNEEVTSLKIKYNPFAKAFLDAKERPDTLYSHEAPYGWLIPPPTHYTSVAQAPPPPPSSLAVTNSPLGMSCDRYGRALNNRSMATHSARASPYTRPRLPSSTPGASSPGPVGVINGSAGSASPPQQPPSAPHTPTSMQSTHTSNMSAGASNVGLSSSSASAVGSFAGFTSSYTQSSFMPVEPSSSMFSYAGSWQGNAGYWSTPAAVPAVPPAAVPVNVSQNSSNGSGSAVRSMSAHNSPSPTNGASPNYTSPSPGYTIHHLTSHPTHQYNVAQTAAAAAHAADMYQSSAAPTQSYAAAPTHQVYHPTPTSPPHQLYTNVLNAPTALSYAGSSWHNGGGAEYGLYQNAAYGYQPEYIPLVSDLGYTTHPLEPVEVPKSYEDPQAALYKPPQQPDGAGAGSSVLTLECSNLKEHAPSVAVKLETLDSVVAPSHEHGASVGTAAEVAAATASQNTQSGTWTPLTPPQSALQ, encoded by the exons ATGACCACCTCTCATATTCTGTCTGCTGCCGATCCCTCCGGCATGAATGGTACTGGGAATCATAgtaatagcaataacaacatcaacaacatgGCGAGCGTTAGTGCCGACAACGCGCTACACAATGGCACAAACAACACTAACGGCGGTCATACGGGGGCGCACTCGCCACATCATGCACACCACAATATGGCGGCCAACAGTAGCGGCGGCAATGGCATCAATGCTGGCAACGCCGGCGGCATGAGCGCTAGCATGAACCAACTTGGTGGCACGCTGGCGGCGAACCGCAGCCCGGGCATGGAGCGCAATCTGCATGTCAGTCTCGATGACCGCGAATTGTGGCTGCGCTTTCAGAATCTCACCAACGAAATGATCGTAACGAAGAATGGCAG GCGCATGTTTCCGGTGGTCAAGATTAGCACTTCCGGCCTCGATCCAGCCGCCATGTATACCGTTTTGCTGGAGTTCGTGCAGGTGGACACACATCGCTGGAAGTATGTCAACGGCGAGTGG GTACCTGGCGGCAAGGCAGAGGTGCCACCCGCAAACCCCATCTATGTGCATCCCGAGTCACCTAATTTCGGTGCGCACTGGATGAAGGAGCCCATTTCGTTTGCCAAGGTGAAATTAACCAACAAAACCAATGGTAATGGACAGATCATGCTGAATTCGTTGCACAAGTATGAGCCGCGTGTGCATTTGGTGCGCGTGGGCTCCGAACAGCGTCACGTCGTCACATATGCATTCCCGGAGACACAGTTCATAGCCGTAACCGCATATCAAAATGAAGAGGTCACTTCCTTGAAAATCAAATACAATCCGTTTGCAAAGGCGTTCTTGGATGCTAAG GAGCGTCCCGACACATTATATTCACATGAGGCACCATACGGCTGGCTAATACCGCCGCCAACACATTACACCAGCGTTGCGCaggcaccaccaccaccgccatcCAGTTTGGCGGTGACGAACTCGCCTTTGGGCATGAGTTGCGACCGCTATGGACGCGCGCTCAACAATCGCAGCATGGCTACACATAGCGCACGCGCTTCACCGTACACCCGACCGCGTCTTCCGTCGAGCACACCGGGCGCGAGCTCGCCGGGTCCAGTCGGCGTGATTAATGGTAGCGCTGGCAGCGCTTCACCGCCGCAGCAGCCACCATCGGCGCCGCACACACCCACCAGCATGCAGTCCACACACACCAGCAATATGAGTGCGGGCGCCAGTAATGTGGGTTTGTCCAGCAGCTCGGCAAGTGCGGTTGGCTCTTTCGCCGGTTTCACCAGTTCCTATACGCAATCCAGTTTTATGCCGGTGGAGCCGAGCTCTTCGATGTTTTCATATGCCGGCAGTTGGCAAGGCAACGCTGGCTATTGGAGCACGCCGGCGGCAGTGCCAGCTGTGCCACCCGCAGCGGTGCCGGTAAATGTCAGCCAAAACAGCAGCAACGGCAGCGGCAGTGCTGTGCGTTCGATGT CTGCACATAATTCACCATCTCCCACCAATGGTGCTTCACCAAACTACACCAGTCCTTCGCCTGGTTATACCATACACCACCTGACATCGCATCCTACTCATCAGTACAATGTTGCACAAACGGCGGCGGCTGCGGCTCATGCAGCGGATATGTATCAAAGCTCTGCCGCACCTACACAGTCATACGCGGCGGCGCCCACACATCAGGTCTATCATCCCACGCCCACATCTCCACCGCATCAGTTGTATACGAATGTGTTGAACGCACCAACGGCTTTGAGTTATGCCGGCAGCTCGTGGCATAATGGCGGCGGCGCTGAGTATGGCTTGTATCAGAATGCGGCCTATGGCTACCAGCCGGAGTATATACCTTTAGTCTCGGACTTGGG CTACACCACGCACCCGCTAGAGCCCGTCGAAGTTCCTAAATCTTACGAAGACCCGCAAGCCGCCTTATACAAGCCGCCACAGCAGCCGGACGGCGCTGGCGCTGGTAGCTCAGTACTTACCTTGGAATGCAGCAATTTGAAGGAACATGCGCCCTCCGTCGCCGTGAAATTGGAAACGCTGGACAGTGTAGTCGCGCCTAGCCACGAGCATGGCGCGTCGGTTGGGACTGCAGCCGAAGTGGCTGCTGCCACAGCCAGCCAAAATACGCAAAGCGGCACTTGGACACCGCTCACCCCACCGCAGAGCGCGTTGCAATAA